A region of Diceros bicornis minor isolate mBicDic1 chromosome 31, mDicBic1.mat.cur, whole genome shotgun sequence DNA encodes the following proteins:
- the VPS51 gene encoding vacuolar protein sorting-associated protein 51 homolog has product MAAAAAGPGPGSAPGDSPEGPEAEAPERRRKAHGMLKVYYGLSEGEAAGRPAGPDPLDPIDLNGAHFDPEVYLDKLRRECPLAQLMDSETDMVRQIRALDSDMQTLVYENYNKFISATDTIRKMKNDFRKMEDEMDRLATNMAVITDFSARISATLQDRHERITKLAGVHALLRKLQFLFELPSRLTKCVELGAYGQAVRYQGRARAVLQQYQHLPSFRAIQDDCQVITARLAQQLRQRFREGGSGAPEQAECVELLLALGEPAEELCEEFLAHGRGRLEEELRSLEAELGPSPPAPDVLEFTDRGGSGFVGGLCQVAAAYQELFAAQGAAGAEKLAAFARELGGRYFALVERRLAQEQGGSDNSLLVRALDRFHRRLRAPGALLAAAGLAEAATEIVERVARERLGHHLQGLRAAFLGCLTDVRQALAAPRLAGKEGPGLAELLANVASSILSHIKASLAAVHLFTAKEVSFSNKPYFRGEFCSQGVREGLIVGFIRSMCQTAQSFCDSPGEKGGATPPALLLLLSRLCLDYETATISYILTLTDEQFLVQDQSPVTPVSTLCAEARETARRLLTHYVKVQGLVISQMLRKSVETRDWLSTLEPRNVRAVMKRVVEDTTAIDVQVGLLYEEGVRKAQSSDSSKRTFSVYSSSRQQGRYAPSYTPSAPMDTNLLSNIQKLFSERIDVFSPVEFNKVSVLTGIIKISLKTLLECVRLRTFGRFGLQQVQVDCHFLQLYLWRFVADEELVHLLLDEVVASAALRCPDPVPMEPSVVEVICERG; this is encoded by the exons ATGGCGGCGGCAGCCGCTGGGCCCGGCCCGGGGTCTGCACCTGGGGACTCCCCGGAGGGGCCCGAGGCGGAGGCTCCGGAGCGTCGGCGGAAGGCGCACGGGATGCTGAAGGTTTACTACGGCCTCTCGGAGGGGGAGGCGGCGGGGCGCCCCGCGGGGCCCGACCCCCTGGACCCGATAGATCTCAACGGGGCGCACTTTGACCCGGAAGTGTATTTGGACAAG CTGCGTAGAGAGTGCCCCCTGGCCCAGCTGATGGACAGTGAGACGGACATGGTGCGACAGATCCGGGCTCTAGACAGCGACATGCAGACCCTGGTCTATGAGAACTACAACAAGTTCATCTCAGCCACAG ACACCATCCGGAAGATGAAGAACGATTTCCGGAAGATGGAGGACGAGATGGACCGGCTGGCCACCAACATGGCCGTGATCACGGACTTCAGTGCGCGCATCAGCGCCACGCTGCAGGACCGCCACGAGCGCATCACGAAGCTGGCAG GGGTCCACGCGCTGCTGCGGAAGCTGCAGTTCCTCTTCGAGCTGCCCTCGCGCCTCACCAAGTGCGTGGAGCTGGGCGCCTACGGGCAGGCGGTGCGTTACCAGGGCCGCGCGCGGGCCGTGCTGCAGCAGTACCAGCACCTGCCCTCATTCCGCGCCATCCAGGACGACTGCCAGGTCATCACGGCTCGCCTGGCCCAGCAGCTGCGGCAGCGCTTCAG GGAGGGCGGCTCGGGCGCCCCCGAGCAGGCGGAGTGCGTGGAGCTGCTGCTGGCCCTGGGCGAGCCGGCGGAGGAGCTGTGCGAGGAGTTCCTGGCGCACGGCCGCGGGCGGCTGGAGGAGGAGCTGCGAAGCCTGGAGGCGGAGCTGGGGCCCTCCCCTCCGGCTCCCGACGTCTTAGAGTTCACCGACCGCGGTGGCAGCGGCTTTGTCGGCGGCCTCTGTCAGGTGGCGGCGGCCTACCAGGAGCTCTTTGCGGCCCAGGGCGCGGCCGGTGCCGAGAAGCTGGCAGCCTTCGCCCGGGAGCTGGGCGGCCGCTACTTTGCGCTGGTGGAGCGGCGGCTGGCGCAGGAGCAGGGTGGCAGTGACAACTCGCTGCTGGTGCGGGCGCTGGACCGCTTCCACCGGCGCCTGCGGGCGCCCGGGGCTCTGCTGGCCGCTGCGGGTCTCGCTGAGGCTGCCACGGAGATCGTGGAGCGAGTGGCCCGCGAGCGCCTGGGCCACCACCTGCAGGGCCTGCGGGCCGCCTTCCTGGGCTGCCTGACGGATGTGCGCCAGGCCCTGGCAGCCCCTCGCCTGGctgggaaggaaggccccggCCTGGCCGAGTTGCTGGCCAACGTGGCCAGCTCCATCCTGAGCCACATCAAGGCCTCCCTGGCTGCCGTGCACCTCTTCACCGCCAAGGAGGTGTCTTTCTCCAACAAGCCCTACTTCCGG GGCGAGTTCTGCAGCCAGGGTGTCCGTGAGGGCCTCATCGTGGGCTTCATCCGCTCCATGTGCCAGACGGCTCAGAGCTTCTGTGACAGCCCTGGAGAGAAAGGGGGTGCCACGCCACCTGCCCTGCTCCTGCTGCTCTCCCGCCTCTGCCTGGACTACGAGACGGCCACCATCTCCTACATCCTCACCCTCACTGATGAGCAGTTTCTCGTACAG GACCAGTCTCCGGTGACGCCCGTGAGCACACTGTGTGCGGAGGCCAGGGAGACGGCGCGGCGGCTGCTGACGCACTACGTGAAGGTGCAGGGCCTGGTGATATCGCAGATGCTGCGCAAGAGCGTGGAGACGCGGGACTGGCTCAGTACCCTGGAGCCGCGGAACGTGCGTGCTGTCATGAAGCGGGTGGTGGAGGACACGACAGCTATCGACGTGCAG GTGGGGCTCCTGTACGAAGAGGGTGTGCGCAAGGCCCAGAGCAGCGACTCCAGCAAGAGGACCTTCTCCGTGTACAGCAGCTCTCGGCAGCAGGGCCGTTATGCACCCAGCTATACACCCAG TGCCCCAATGGACACCAACCTTTTGAGCAACATCCAGAAGCTGTTCTCTGAACGTATTGACGTGTTCAGCCCTGTGGAGTTCAACAAG GTGTCCGTGCTGACCGGCATTATCAAGATCAGCCTGAAGACGCTGCTGGAGTGTGTGCGGCTGCGCACCTTTGGGCGCTTCGgcctgcagcaggtgcaggtggaCTGCCACTTCCTGCAGCTCTACCTGTGGCGCTTCGTGGCCGACGAGGAGCTCGTGCACCTGCTGCTGGACGAAGTGGTGGCCTCAGCTGCGCTGCGCTGCCCGGACCCAGTGCCCATGGAGCCCAGCGTCGTCGAGGTCATCTGCGAGCGCGGCTAG
- the TMEM262 gene encoding cation channel sperm-associated auxiliary subunit TMEM262 yields MRWRDRVAVLFFPQGMMLTMAAMMLFFIHLCIFASDVHHFCVTHHYDRMSFRYTVVLMFSQVISICWAAMGSLYAEMTDVKFFRCFSLTILMLNGAMFFNRLSLEFMALQYREENH; encoded by the exons ATGCGGTGGCGGGACCGCGTGGCTGTGCTCTTTTTCCCACAAGGCATGATGCTCACCATGGCTGCAATGATGCTCTTCTTTATACACCTGTGCATCTTCGCCAGCGATGTGCACCACTTCTGCGTCACCCACCACTACGACCGCATGAGCTTCCGCTACACAGTGGTCCTGATG TTCTCCCAGGTGATCAGCATCTGCTGGGCCGCCATGGGGTCACTCTACGCTGAGATGACAGATGTCAAGTTTTTTCGGTGCTTTTCCCTGACCATTCTGA TGCTCAACGGAGCCATGTTCTTCAACCGCCTGTCCCTCGAGTTCATGGCCCTCCAGTACCGGGAGGAGAACCACTGA
- the ZFPL1 gene encoding zinc finger protein-like 1 isoform X1 gives MGLCKCPKRKVTNLFCFEHRVNVCEHCLVANHTKCIVQSYLQWLQDSDYNPNCRLCNVPLATRETTRLICYDLFHWACLNERAAQLPRNTAPAGYQCPSCSGPIFPPANLAGPVASTLREKLATVNWARAGLGLPLIDEVVSPEPEPLNTSDFSDWSSFNASGTPEQEAIASASAPAFYSQVPRPPASPSRPEQHTVIHMGNPEPLTHASAPRKVYDTRDDDRAPGLHGDCDDDKYRRRPALGWLAQLLRSRAGSRKRPLTLLQRAGLLLLLGLLGFLALLALMSRLGRAAADSDPNLDPLMNPHIRVGPS, from the exons ATGGGGCTTTGCAAGTGCCCCAAGAGGAAGGTGACCAACCTGTTCTGCTTCGAACACCGGGTCAACGTCTGCGAGCACTGCCTGGTAGCCAATCACACCAAG TGCATCGTCCAGTCCTACCTGCAGTGGCTCCAAGATAGCGACTATAACCCCAATTGCCGCCTGTGCAACGTCCCCCTGGCCACCCGGGAGACGACCCGCCTCATCTGTTATG ATCTCTTCCATTGGGCCTGCCTCAATGAacgtgctgcccagctcccccGAAACACAGCACCTGCTGGCTACCAGTGCCCCAGCTGCAGTGGCCCCATCTTCCCCCCAGCCAAcctggctggccccgtggcctccACGCTGAGAGAGAAGCTGGCCACAGTCAACTGGGCCCGAGCAGGACTGGGCCTTCCTCTG ATCGATGAAGTGGTGAGCCCGGAGCCTGAGCCCCTCAACACCTCCGACTTCTCTGACTGGTCCAGCTTTAATG CCAGTGGTACCCCTGAACAAGAAGCGATAGCCAGCGCTTCTGCCCCAGCTTTCTACAGCCAAGTCCCCCGGCCCCCCGCTTCCCCGAGCAGGCCCGAGCAGCACACGGTGATCCACATGGGCAATCCCGAGCCCTTGACTCACG CCTCAGCCCCCAGGAAGGTGTATGATACGCGGGATGATGACCGGGCACCAGGCCTCCATGGGGACTGCGATGATGACAAGTACCGTCGCcggcctgccctgggctggctGGCCCAGCTGCTCAG GAGCCGGGCTGGGTCTCGTAAGCGGCCACTGACCCTGCTCCAGCGGGCGGGGCTATTGCTGCTGCTGGGGCTACTGGGCTTCCTGGCCCTCCTTGCCCTCATGTCTCGCCTGGGCCGGGCTGCAGCTGACAGCGATCCTAACCTGGACCCGCTCATGAACCCTCACATCCGTGTGGGTCCCTCCTGA
- the ZFPL1 gene encoding zinc finger protein-like 1 isoform X2 codes for MGLCKCPKRKVTNLFCFEHRVNVCEHCLVANHTKCIVQSYLQWLQDSDYNPNCRLCNVPLATRETTRLICYDLFHWACLNERAAQLPRNTAPAGYQCPSCSGPIFPPANLAGPVASTLREKLATVNWARAGLGLPLIDEVVSPEPEPLNTSDFSDWSSFNASAPRKVYDTRDDDRAPGLHGDCDDDKYRRRPALGWLAQLLRSRAGSRKRPLTLLQRAGLLLLLGLLGFLALLALMSRLGRAAADSDPNLDPLMNPHIRVGPS; via the exons ATGGGGCTTTGCAAGTGCCCCAAGAGGAAGGTGACCAACCTGTTCTGCTTCGAACACCGGGTCAACGTCTGCGAGCACTGCCTGGTAGCCAATCACACCAAG TGCATCGTCCAGTCCTACCTGCAGTGGCTCCAAGATAGCGACTATAACCCCAATTGCCGCCTGTGCAACGTCCCCCTGGCCACCCGGGAGACGACCCGCCTCATCTGTTATG ATCTCTTCCATTGGGCCTGCCTCAATGAacgtgctgcccagctcccccGAAACACAGCACCTGCTGGCTACCAGTGCCCCAGCTGCAGTGGCCCCATCTTCCCCCCAGCCAAcctggctggccccgtggcctccACGCTGAGAGAGAAGCTGGCCACAGTCAACTGGGCCCGAGCAGGACTGGGCCTTCCTCTG ATCGATGAAGTGGTGAGCCCGGAGCCTGAGCCCCTCAACACCTCCGACTTCTCTGACTGGTCCAGCTTTAATG CCTCAGCCCCCAGGAAGGTGTATGATACGCGGGATGATGACCGGGCACCAGGCCTCCATGGGGACTGCGATGATGACAAGTACCGTCGCcggcctgccctgggctggctGGCCCAGCTGCTCAG GAGCCGGGCTGGGTCTCGTAAGCGGCCACTGACCCTGCTCCAGCGGGCGGGGCTATTGCTGCTGCTGGGGCTACTGGGCTTCCTGGCCCTCCTTGCCCTCATGTCTCGCCTGGGCCGGGCTGCAGCTGACAGCGATCCTAACCTGGACCCGCTCATGAACCCTCACATCCGTGTGGGTCCCTCCTGA
- the CDCA5 gene encoding sororin has protein sequence MSERRTRSGGAARSSGPAAPSPKSLRRSQRKSGSDLPSTLPEICAKAPHAAPIRKPIVLKKIIAHTAEIPSVNSPRRSPRIAFFLEKENNPPSKEPMKEDLFKKYSVPDTPTTTPVLHPLNVESHSGEGALDTRDLEMSKKVRRSYSRLETLGAASTSTPGHRSCFGFEGLLRAGDLAGVSPVVCSKLPEVPRVPAQPWAPDATLPGISPPVVKEKRKKKKAPEILKLELDEWAAAMNAEFEAAEQFDLLVE, from the exons ATGTCAGAGAGGCGAACGCGGTCTGGAGGGGCCGCCCGGAGCTCCG ggCCCGCGGCCCCATCTCCTAAGTCTCTGCGGAGGTCCCAGCGGAAATCAGGCTCTGATCTCCCGAGCACCCTCCCTGAAATCTGTGCAAAG GCACCCCATGCGGCTCCAATCAGAAAGCCTATCGTCTTGAAGAAGATCATTGCTCACACTGCAGAG ATCCCATCTGTCAACTCGCCTCGCAGGAGCCCTAGG ATTGcttttttcttggagaaagaaaacaACCCTCCTAGCAAGGAACCTATGAAGGAGGACCTCTTCAAGAAATATAGTGTCCCcgacacccccaccaccactcctGTGCTGCACCCCCTGAATGTCGAGTCCCACTCAGGGGAAGGAGCCTTGGACACTAGAGACTTAGAGATGTCCAAGAAAGTCAGGCGGTCCTACAGCCGGCTGGAGACCCTTGGCgctgcctccacctccaccccaggCCACCGCTCCTGCTTCGGCTTCGAGGGGCTGCTGAGGGCGGGAGACTTGGCCGGAGTCTCGCCTGTGGTGTGTTCAAAGTTACCCGAGGTCCCCAGGGTCCCCGCGCAGCCCTGGGCCCCTGACGCGACTCTCCCCGGAATCTCCCCGCCAGTCGTGAAAGAGAAACGAAAGAAGAAGAAGGCGCCAGAGATCCTg AAATTGGAGCTGGATGAGTGGGCCGCGGCCATGAATGCTGAGTTTGAAGCTGCTGAACAGTTTGATCTCCTGGTTGAATGA